Genomic segment of Streptomyces roseifaciens:
ATAGCTCAATTGACCCTTACGAGTTGCGTGCGGGCGTGCCCTCCGTCGAGGTCTTCCGCCGTCTGCGCACGGATGCCGGTCTCTCCGACAAAACCCCCGAGGCCGTCGCACTCGCCCTGCCCAACACGTGGCACGGCGTGGTCCTCCACCACGAGGGCGAGCCCATCGGCATGGGGCGAATCATCGGAGACGGTGGTACTGCGTTCCAGATCGTCGACATATGCGTACACCCTGCGCATCAGGGCCGCGGCCTCGGCAGGCTCATCATG
This window contains:
- a CDS encoding GNAT family N-acetyltransferase yields the protein MNSSIDPYELRAGVPSVEVFRRLRTDAGLSDKTPEAVALALPNTWHGVVLHHEGEPIGMGRIIGDGGTAFQIVDICVHPAHQGRGLGRLIMAALTEELERRAPATAYVSLIADGPARFLYEKFGFADTATHDSIGMYRMMGES